The following proteins are encoded in a genomic region of Rhizobium sp. CCGE531:
- the pstC gene encoding phosphate ABC transporter permease subunit PstC — protein MSVSLLLLCLSVIGAFAFVLGRVRAAALSGGRSSSMHSRLGYHGAYAAIWAVLPALALVCVWLVVSPVVIDRLVTKSFPEEVKSLPQAELNLSYGMARSIARGMRQLDSRELADVAGGTADLQLLLAQKGVPLAARPTGYMIDAANKYNGMREISRMVMSAVAILLSLLCALRGLRVIAPRFRARNRVEQVILGALIVASSIAVLTTVGILISMLSEAARFFSLVPANEFFFGTIWDPRFAGAGSQTSGTFGLIPLLAGTIYISLVAMLFAVPIGLFAAIYMAEYASARVRSIAKPMLEVLAGIPTIVYGFFALVTVGPFLRDISAEIDGLLTGSYTSFIEAQSVLTAGFVMGVMLIPYVSSLSDDIIMAVPRSLRDGSLGLGATRSETVKRVLLPAALPGIVGALLMTASRAIGETMIVVLAAGVAARMQFDPFEPMTTVTVKIVNQLTGDLEFTSPQTLVAFALGITLFFLTLCLNVYALYVVRRYREQYE, from the coding sequence ATGAGTGTATCGCTACTGCTGCTGTGCCTGTCGGTCATCGGCGCCTTTGCTTTCGTGCTGGGGCGGGTGAGAGCGGCTGCGCTGTCGGGCGGCAGATCTTCGTCCATGCATTCCCGGCTCGGCTATCACGGTGCCTATGCCGCCATCTGGGCGGTGCTTCCGGCTTTGGCGCTCGTCTGTGTCTGGCTGGTCGTCAGTCCCGTCGTGATCGATCGCCTGGTCACGAAATCCTTTCCGGAGGAGGTAAAGTCTCTGCCGCAGGCGGAGCTTAACCTCAGCTACGGCATGGCGCGCAGCATTGCCCGCGGCATGCGTCAGCTGGATAGTCGGGAGCTTGCCGACGTTGCCGGCGGCACGGCTGACCTGCAATTACTGCTGGCGCAGAAGGGCGTACCGCTCGCGGCTCGTCCCACCGGCTACATGATCGATGCCGCCAACAAATATAACGGCATGCGCGAAATCAGCCGGATGGTGATGTCCGCGGTCGCGATCCTTTTGTCGCTGCTTTGCGCGCTCCGTGGCTTGCGCGTCATCGCTCCGCGTTTCCGCGCCCGCAACCGCGTCGAACAGGTCATTCTCGGTGCGCTGATCGTCGCCTCCTCCATCGCCGTTCTGACGACGGTCGGGATCCTCATCTCGATGCTTTCGGAAGCGGCGCGTTTCTTCAGTCTGGTGCCTGCGAACGAGTTCTTTTTCGGAACCATCTGGGATCCGCGCTTCGCCGGCGCCGGCTCGCAGACGTCGGGCACCTTCGGTCTGATACCGCTGCTGGCGGGAACGATCTATATCAGCCTCGTCGCGATGCTTTTCGCCGTGCCCATCGGCCTGTTCGCTGCAATCTACATGGCCGAGTATGCCTCGGCGCGCGTTCGGTCCATCGCCAAGCCGATGCTGGAAGTTCTGGCCGGCATTCCGACGATCGTCTACGGCTTCTTCGCCCTCGTCACCGTCGGTCCCTTCCTCAGGGACATCTCGGCCGAGATCGATGGTCTTTTGACGGGAAGCTACACAAGCTTCATCGAGGCTCAGAGCGTGCTGACGGCGGGCTTCGTCATGGGCGTCATGCTCATTCCTTACGTCTCCTCGCTGTCGGACGATATCATCATGGCGGTGCCGCGGTCGCTCCGCGACGGCTCGCTCGGCCTCGGCGCCACCCGCTCGGAAACGGTCAAGCGCGTCCTGCTTCCGGCAGCGCTTCCGGGCATCGTCGGCGCGCTGTTGATGACGGCCTCGCGCGCGATCGGCGAAACGATGATCGTGGTGCTGGCTGCCGGCGTGGCGGCGCGCATGCAGTTCGATCCCTTCGAGCCCATGACCACCGTGACCGTGAAGATCGTCAACCAGTTGACCGGCGACCTGGAATTCACCTCGCCGCAGACGCTTGTCGCCTTCGCGCTCGGCATTACGCTGTTCTTTCTGACGCTGTGCCTCAACGTCTATGCCCTCTACGTCGTCCGCCGCTACAGGGAGCAATACGAATGA
- the pstA gene encoding phosphate ABC transporter permease PstA, whose translation MSDVVSSPVSNMPRGLTPGAPARRDIGIKRRYAAERRFRTCGVTAVIFGLVFLVILISTVVRNGYTAFVQTSITLPIEFTEKMIDPTAKRATDPKVLVAANYPVLVRDALVKALDIDPANRTLVREATAMVSDSARIVLRDRVLAKPSIIGTTQNVTFLASASIDSANKGQIDLTVDEKDRKVSDRQVAWMKQLSESGALYKAFNSGLFLSGNSSRPEAAGLGVALIGSLYLMLTVLVLALPVGVATSIYLEEFAPKNRLTDLIEVNINNLAAVPSIVYGLLGLSVFINIMGLPRSASLVGGLVLSLMTLPMIIIATRSALRAVPPSIRSAALGLGASRMQVVFHHVLPLAMPGILTGTILGLAHALGETAPLLLIGMVAFVANYPTSPLDPSTALPVQIYMWASEAERAFVERTSGAIIVLLFFLVAMNIGAILLRRRFERRW comes from the coding sequence ATGAGCGACGTCGTATCCTCCCCGGTGTCGAATATGCCGCGTGGGCTCACACCGGGCGCGCCAGCGCGACGTGATATCGGCATCAAGCGGCGCTATGCCGCCGAGCGCCGCTTCCGCACCTGTGGCGTCACGGCCGTTATCTTCGGCCTCGTCTTCCTTGTCATCCTGATCTCGACCGTAGTCCGCAACGGTTACACCGCCTTTGTTCAGACATCGATCACCCTGCCGATCGAATTCACGGAGAAGATGATCGATCCCACAGCCAAGCGGGCCACCGATCCGAAGGTCCTCGTTGCAGCCAATTATCCGGTTCTGGTGCGTGACGCGCTAGTGAAAGCCTTGGATATCGATCCCGCCAATCGCACGCTCGTTCGCGAGGCGACTGCGATGGTGTCGGATAGCGCCAGGATCGTGCTTCGCGACCGGGTGCTTGCGAAGCCTTCGATCATCGGCACGACGCAGAACGTCACCTTCCTTGCCAGCGCCAGTATCGATTCCGCCAACAAGGGGCAAATCGATCTGACCGTCGATGAGAAGGATCGCAAGGTATCCGACCGGCAGGTCGCCTGGATGAAGCAGCTCAGCGAAAGCGGCGCCCTGTACAAGGCGTTCAACAGCGGTCTCTTCCTGTCGGGCAATTCCAGCCGCCCGGAAGCCGCCGGCCTCGGCGTCGCGCTGATCGGCTCGCTCTATCTGATGCTGACCGTGCTCGTGCTCGCTCTTCCCGTCGGCGTCGCCACCTCGATCTATCTGGAGGAATTCGCGCCGAAGAACCGGCTGACCGACCTGATCGAGGTCAATATCAACAACCTCGCCGCCGTGCCTTCCATCGTCTACGGCCTGCTGGGCCTCTCGGTATTCATCAACATAATGGGGCTGCCGCGCTCGGCTTCGCTCGTCGGTGGGCTGGTGCTGAGCCTGATGACGCTGCCGATGATCATCATCGCCACGCGTTCGGCGCTGCGCGCCGTACCGCCGTCGATCCGCAGCGCCGCGCTCGGCCTCGGCGCATCGCGCATGCAAGTGGTCTTCCATCATGTCCTGCCGCTTGCCATGCCAGGCATCCTGACAGGCACCATCCTCGGGCTTGCCCATGCGCTCGGCGAAACGGCGCCGCTGCTCTTGATCGGCATGGTCGCCTTTGTCGCCAACTATCCGACATCGCCCCTCGATCCTTCGACGGCGCTGCCGGTGCAGATCTACATGTGGGCGAGCGAGGCCGAGCGTGCCTTCGTCGAAAGAACGTCCGGGGCCATCATCGTCCTGCTCTTCTTCCTCGTCGCGATGAACATCGGCGCCATCCTGCTGCGCCGCCGCTTCGAGCGGCGCTGGTAG
- the pstB gene encoding phosphate ABC transporter ATP-binding protein PstB, which yields MNMMSEAASEKALAKKMTTIPYKMIGQDVSVFYGDKRALFDVNLKIRANTVTALIGPSGCGKSTFLRCLNRMNDTIETCRVTGKITLDDQDVYDNNIDVVELRARVGMVFQKPNPFPKSIYENVAYGPRIHGLHRSKADLDHIVETSLQKAGLWGEVKDRLHDAGTSLSGGQQQRLCIARAVAVSPEVILMDEPCSALDPIATAKVEDLIHELRENFTIVIVTHSMQQAARVSQRTAMFHLGHLVEENDTDKMFTNPDDFRTQDYIMGRFG from the coding sequence ATGAACATGATGAGCGAAGCCGCAAGCGAAAAAGCACTGGCCAAGAAAATGACGACGATCCCCTACAAGATGATCGGCCAGGACGTTTCGGTCTTTTACGGGGATAAGCGCGCGCTCTTCGATGTCAATCTGAAGATCCGCGCCAATACGGTGACGGCGCTGATCGGCCCTTCCGGCTGCGGCAAGTCCACCTTCCTGCGCTGCCTCAACCGCATGAACGATACGATCGAGACCTGCCGCGTCACCGGCAAGATCACGCTCGACGATCAGGACGTCTACGACAACAACATCGATGTCGTGGAATTGCGCGCGCGTGTCGGCATGGTCTTCCAGAAGCCCAACCCGTTTCCCAAGTCGATCTACGAGAACGTCGCCTACGGGCCGCGCATCCATGGCCTGCATCGCTCCAAGGCCGATCTCGATCATATCGTCGAGACCAGCCTGCAGAAGGCGGGCCTGTGGGGCGAGGTCAAGGACAGGCTCCATGATGCCGGCACGAGCCTTTCGGGCGGTCAGCAGCAGCGCCTTTGCATCGCGCGCGCCGTTGCCGTCAGTCCGGAAGTCATCCTGATGGACGAGCCGTGTTCGGCGCTCGATCCGATCGCCACGGCAAAGGTCGAGGATCTTATCCATGAGCTGCGGGAAAACTTCACGATCGTCATCGTGACGCATTCCATGCAGCAGGCAGCCCGCGTCTCGCAGCGCACCGCAATGTTCCATCTCGGCCATCTGGTCGAGGAGAACGATACCGATAAAATGTTCACCAATCCCGACGATTTCCGCACGCAGGATTACATCATGGGCCGTTTTGGTTGA
- the phoU gene encoding phosphate signaling complex protein PhoU, translating into MVSTHILSAYDEDLKFLTRRIAEMGGLAEQMVSDSVRALVQSDTGLAQKVISDDVILDHAEREVGDKAIVTIARRQPMAADLREIMGSIRIASDLERVGDLGKNTAKRVIAVQGTGVPRRLARGIEHLSELALSQLKEVLDVYATRSPDKAVSIRERDEEIDAMYTSLFREMLTYMMEDPRNITTCTHLLFCAKNIERIGDHATNIAETIYYMATGAQPEGERPKDDTANTVGAVTE; encoded by the coding sequence ATGGTCTCCACTCACATTCTCTCTGCCTATGACGAAGACCTGAAGTTCCTGACGCGCCGCATTGCGGAGATGGGCGGCCTGGCCGAGCAGATGGTCAGCGACAGCGTTCGCGCATTGGTCCAAAGCGATACCGGTCTTGCGCAGAAGGTCATCTCAGACGACGTCATCCTCGACCATGCCGAGCGTGAAGTCGGCGACAAGGCGATCGTCACCATCGCACGCCGGCAGCCGATGGCGGCAGACTTGCGCGAGATCATGGGCTCGATCCGCATCGCTTCCGACCTGGAGCGCGTCGGCGATCTCGGCAAGAACACCGCAAAGCGCGTCATCGCCGTGCAGGGCACCGGCGTTCCGCGCCGTCTCGCCCGCGGCATCGAGCACCTCTCCGAACTGGCGCTGAGCCAGCTCAAGGAAGTTCTGGACGTCTACGCCACCCGTTCGCCGGACAAGGCCGTATCGATCCGTGAGCGCGACGAGGAAATCGACGCCATGTACACCTCGCTCTTCCGCGAGATGCTGACCTACATGATGGAAGATCCGCGTAACATCACCACCTGCACGCATCTTCTGTTCTGCGCGAAGAACATCGAGCGCATCGGCGACCATGCCACCAACATCGCCGAGACGATCTATTACATGGCGACCGGCGCCCAGCCCGAAGGCGAGCGCCCGAAGGATGATACCGCCAACACCGTCGGCGCGGTGACGGAATAA
- the phoB gene encoding phosphate regulon transcriptional regulator PhoB, with protein MVPRVAVVEDEEALSVLLRYNLEAEGFEVDTILRGDEAELRLQERIPDLLILDWMLPGVSGIELCRRLRMRPETERLPIIMLTARGEESERVRGLSTGADDYVVKPFSTPELMARVKAMLRRARPEVLSTVLRCGDIELDRETHRVHRKSREVRLGPTEFRLLEFLMSSPSRVFSRSQLLDGVWGHDIYVDERTVDVHVGRLRKALNFSNMQDVIRTVRGAGYSMEA; from the coding sequence ATGGTTCCGAGAGTTGCTGTTGTAGAAGACGAGGAAGCGCTGAGCGTTCTGCTGCGCTACAATCTCGAGGCCGAAGGCTTCGAGGTCGACACCATCCTCAGAGGCGATGAGGCCGAGCTGCGTCTTCAGGAGCGCATCCCCGATCTCCTGATCCTCGACTGGATGCTCCCCGGCGTGTCCGGCATCGAGCTCTGCCGCCGGCTGCGTATGCGGCCGGAGACGGAGCGCCTGCCGATCATCATGCTGACGGCCCGCGGCGAGGAAAGCGAGCGCGTGCGCGGGCTTTCCACCGGCGCGGACGATTACGTTGTCAAGCCGTTCTCGACGCCGGAGCTGATGGCCCGCGTCAAGGCGATGCTGCGGCGTGCCCGTCCGGAGGTTCTCTCCACGGTGTTGCGTTGCGGCGATATCGAGCTGGACCGCGAAACCCATCGCGTCCACCGCAAGAGCCGCGAAGTGCGGTTGGGGCCGACGGAATTCCGCCTGCTGGAATTCCTGATGTCCTCGCCGAGCCGTGTCTTCTCGCGCTCGCAGCTGCTGGACGGCGTATGGGGGCACGATATCTATGTCGACGAACGCACTGTCGACGTCCATGTCGGACGCCTGCGCAAGGCGCTCAATTTCTCCAATATGCAGGATGTCATCCGCACCGTTCGCGGCGCGGGCTACTCCATGGAAGCCTGA
- a CDS encoding GcrA family cell cycle regulator has product MNWTDERVEKLKKLWSEGLSASQIAAQLGGVSRNAVIGKVHRLNLPGRAKAGGTAAAARTPKRSSAAPRAPNYTSRVATRTVTRQQGATMLKEEIEVDAVNEIQYRPASNVVVPISRRLGLTELTERTCKWPVGDPLKDDFHFCGNESPDASPYCGYHQRLAYQPVHERRRPAQPRG; this is encoded by the coding sequence ATGAATTGGACAGACGAACGCGTCGAAAAGCTGAAGAAGCTATGGTCCGAAGGATTGAGCGCCAGCCAGATCGCGGCGCAGCTTGGCGGCGTGAGCCGTAATGCCGTCATCGGCAAGGTGCACCGCCTGAACCTTCCCGGCCGAGCGAAGGCGGGTGGCACCGCGGCGGCTGCACGCACGCCAAAGCGCAGCAGTGCTGCGCCCCGCGCCCCGAATTACACGTCTCGCGTTGCAACCCGCACGGTTACCCGCCAGCAGGGCGCAACCATGCTCAAGGAAGAAATCGAGGTCGATGCCGTCAATGAAATCCAATATCGCCCGGCATCGAACGTCGTCGTTCCGATCTCCCGGCGTCTTGGCCTGACGGAGCTTACCGAGCGCACCTGCAAGTGGCCGGTGGGCGACCCGCTGAAGGACGATTTCCACTTCTGCGGCAACGAAAGCCCGGATGCGTCGCCCTATTGCGGCTATCATCAGCGCCTGGCCTATCAGCCGGTGCATGAACGACGTCGGCCGGCCCAGCCACGCGGCTGA
- a CDS encoding aspartate aminotransferase family protein — translation MAETAPLYDTYLRAPLRFERGEGVWLVTENGERYLDFAAGVAVNSLGHAHPHLVAELKAQADKVWHLSNLYEAPGQEKLSKRLTEVTFADKVFFTNSGAEALECAIKTARRYQFAKGHPEKFHIITFEGAFHGRTIATIAAGGQEKYIEGFGPKAPGFDQVPFGDLDAVRAAITDATAAILIEPVQGEGGIRPATNEFLRGLREICDEHGLLLVLDEVQCGVGRTGKLFAHEWAGIKPDIMAVAKGIGGGFPLGACLATAEAASGMKAGTHGSTYGGNPLAMAVGNAVLDIVLADGFLQHVRDIALVFRQGLASLKDRFPDIIEDVRGEGLMLGIKAAIPQADLLQAIRAEHLLGVPAGDNVIRLLPPLVVTADEAREGLARLDRAAERARSARIKKSA, via the coding sequence ATGGCAGAGACCGCGCCGCTTTACGATACCTATCTGCGTGCTCCGCTGCGGTTCGAGCGAGGCGAGGGCGTCTGGCTGGTTACCGAAAACGGCGAGCGCTACCTCGATTTCGCAGCCGGCGTTGCGGTCAATTCGCTGGGTCATGCCCATCCTCATCTGGTCGCCGAATTGAAGGCGCAGGCCGACAAGGTCTGGCATCTGTCCAACCTCTATGAAGCACCCGGCCAGGAAAAGCTGTCGAAGCGGCTGACGGAAGTAACCTTCGCCGACAAGGTGTTCTTCACCAATTCGGGCGCCGAGGCGCTGGAATGCGCCATCAAGACGGCGCGGCGCTATCAATTCGCCAAGGGACATCCCGAAAAGTTCCACATCATCACCTTCGAAGGCGCCTTCCACGGCCGCACCATCGCGACGATCGCCGCCGGCGGCCAGGAGAAATACATCGAAGGCTTCGGCCCGAAGGCGCCGGGTTTCGATCAGGTGCCGTTCGGCGATCTCGATGCCGTTCGCGCCGCCATCACCGATGCGACGGCCGCGATCCTGATCGAGCCGGTGCAGGGCGAGGGCGGCATTCGTCCCGCGACCAACGAATTCCTGCGCGGCCTGCGCGAGATTTGCGACGAGCATGGCCTGCTGCTGGTTCTCGACGAGGTGCAGTGCGGCGTCGGTCGCACGGGCAAGCTCTTCGCCCATGAATGGGCCGGCATCAAGCCGGATATCATGGCGGTTGCCAAGGGCATCGGCGGCGGTTTCCCGCTGGGCGCCTGCCTTGCGACGGCGGAGGCCGCCTCGGGCATGAAGGCAGGCACGCACGGCTCGACCTATGGCGGCAATCCGCTTGCCATGGCAGTCGGCAATGCTGTGCTGGACATCGTGCTCGCTGATGGCTTCCTGCAGCATGTGCGCGATATCGCTCTGGTGTTCCGCCAGGGCCTCGCCTCGCTGAAGGACCGTTTTCCCGACATCATCGAGGATGTTCGCGGCGAAGGCCTGATGCTCGGCATCAAGGCGGCAATACCGCAGGCGGATCTGCTGCAGGCGATCCGTGCCGAGCACCTGCTGGGCGTGCCGGCGGGCGATAACGTCATCCGCCTCCTGCCGCCGCTGGTCGTAACCGCTGACGAAGCGCGCGAAGGTCTGGCACGTCTCGATCGTGCCGCCGAACGCGCGCGCTCTGCCCGCATCAAGAAATCGGCTTGA